From a single Solanum dulcamara chromosome 4, daSolDulc1.2, whole genome shotgun sequence genomic region:
- the LOC129887222 gene encoding squamosa promoter-binding-like protein 7: MHNQPSSPSQTGSPTQLRNTQMISSMLSGTPDDPAASSLFDWSDLFEFNLDEQLTISFDDPLHQEQPPETELVAPVIPSSEDSPLSQDTDAGRIRKRDPRMACSNFLAGRIPCACPELDEKMEEEELAGIGPGKKRARTVRVSAGAGARCQVPDCEADISELKGYHKRHRVCLRCANSSAVVLDGHSKRYCQQCGKFHVLSDFDEGKRSCRRKLERHNNRRRRKATDSSKPSAEKESQQVTTADDVSGDDDIVKDSTCMGSQFGEKEILLESEGHVPICSAQGIQNNHSDSFTASGETQVDAEKNYKNSHSPSYYDNKSTFSSVCPTGRISFKLYDWNPAEFPRRLRHQIFQWLARMPVELEGYIRPGCTILTVFVAMPTFKWGKLLEDPAAHLYELIASPGNMLRGRGSFLIYLNNMVFRVTKGGNSVVKVKLKGPAPKLTSIHPTCFEAGKPMEFFACGSNLMQPRFRFLVSFGGRYLGNDINVVPSDCKIEGDQLLKIHVPRTEADLFGPAFVEVENESGLSNFIPILIAEKDICAEMKEIQRKLCSVGSESTSVCSPCEASTSRKSEFSEFMLDVAWLLREPSSENVQIMASVQLQRFNYLLNILMESQSTIILERVLSYFENMVKRNMLAGLTDADMRLFQKNILEKNNLLKERLHLKEYFVGDSGQIMQEDTEVPHKLNIEFGPTYWERTSTVPLLDAELPLRVVKEEQSGKSCGCLVRKTVLTSRTLVFLITVFSVCLGLCATLLHPRKVGDIAMTIRRCLFDNT, from the exons ATGCATAATCAACCTTCTTCACCATCACAAACCGGATCTCCAACCCAATTAAGGAATACCCAGATGATTTCCTCTATGCTTTCCGGTACACCTGATGACCCCGCAGCTTCCTCCCTATTTGACTGGTCGGATTTATTCGAATTCAACCTCGATGAACAATTGACCATCTCATTTGATGACCCACTTCACCAAGAGCAGCCGCCGGAGACAGAATTGGTGGCCCCCGTTATACCCTCTTCGGAAGATTCCCCACTAAGCCAAGATACGGATGCGGGTCGCATCAGGAAGAGGGACCCGAGGATGGCGTGTTCGAATTTTCTAGCGGGTCGGATCCCATGTGCTTGCCCCGAGTTAGATGAGAAGATGGAGGAAGAGGAGCTGGCAGGGATAGGGCCAGGGAAGAAACGGGCCAGGACTGTAAGGGTTTCTGCCGGAGCTGGGGCGAGGTGTCAAGTACCGGATTGTGAGGCGGATATCAGTGAGCTGAAAGGGTATCATAAGAGACACAGGGTGTGCTTACGTTGTGCTAATTCAAGTGCTGTGGTTCTCGATGGGCACAGTAAGAGATATTGTCAGCAGTGTGGCAA GTTTCATGTTTTGTCAGACTTTGATGAAGGTAAGCGTagttgtagaagaaaattagagCGGCACAACAACAGGCGTCGGAGAAAAGCAACTGATTCATCCAAACCGTCTGCTGAAAAGGAATCTCAGCAGGTCACAACGGCTGATGATGTTAGTGGTGATGACGACATTGTCAAAG ATAGCACATGCATGGGCAGCCAGTTTGGAGAAAAGGAAATCCTATTAGAATCTGAAGGACATGTGCCAATATGCTCCGCTCAAGGCATCCAAAATAATCACAGTGATAGTTTCACAGCTTCTGGTGAAACACAGGTTGATGCAGAAAAGAACTACAAAAATTCCCATTCTCCATCTTATTATGACAACAAGAGTACCTTTTCCTCGGTG TGCCCCACTGGTCGGATCTCATTCAAGCTTTATGATTGGAACCCTGCAGAGTTCCCTCGAAGACTCCGGCACCAA ATCTTCCAGTGGTTGGCCAGAATGCCTGTCGAATTGGAGGGCTATATTCGTCCAGGTTGTACAATCTTGACAGTTTTTGTTGCAATGCCGACATTCAAGTGGGGTAAG TTACTAGAAGACCCAGCTGCACACCTATATGAGTTAATTGCATCACCTGGAAACATGCTTCGTGGAAGAGGAAGCTTTCTTATTTATCTCAACAACATGGTATTTCGTGTTACCAAAG GTGGAAATTCAGTAGTGAAAGTCAAGCTAAAGGGACCAGCACCAAAGCTTACGTCTATTCATCCTACGTGCTTTGAGGCTGGCAAGCCTATGGAGTTTTTTGCCTGTGGAAGCAATCTGATGCAGCCAAGATTCCG GTTTCTTGTGTCATTTGGGGGAAGATATTTGGGGAATGATATCAATGTCGTACCATCAGATTGTAAAATTGAAGGTGATCAATTATTAAAGATACATGTCCCTAGAACTGAAGCAGATCTTTTTGGCCCCGCTTTTGTTGAG GTCGAGAATGAATCTGGCTTATCTAACTTCATCCCCATCCTCATTGCGGAAAAGGATATTTGTGCAGAAATGAAGGAAATACAACGGAAGTTATGTTCTGTAGGGTCAGAATCCACTTCTGTTTGTTCTCCATGTGAAGCTTCCACGTCTAGAAAATCagaattttcagaatttatgCTGGATGTGGCATGGTTACTAAGGGAGCCTTCATCAGAAAATGTTCAGATTATGGCGTCTGTACAGTTGCAgagatttaattatttattgaacATATTAATGGAAAGTCAGTCGACTATTATTTTGGAAAGAGTATTGTCTTATTTTGAAAATATGGTGAAGAGAAACATGTTAGCTGGCCTCACTGATGCTGACATGAGACTTTTTCAGAAGAATATTCTCGAGAAAAATAATTTGCTTAAGGAAAGATTGCATCTAAAGGAATATTTTGTGGGAGATTCGGGACAAATTATGCAGGAG GACACAGAGGTACCACATAAGCTCAACATAGAGTTTGGTCCGACTTATTGGGAGAGAACTTCTACAGTCCCACTTTTGGATGCAGAATTGCCATTGAGGGTAGTGAAGGAGGAACAATCAGGGAAATCCTGTGGCTGCTTGGTTAGAAAGACGGTCTTGACGTCTCGTACTCTTGTTTTTTTAATCACTGTTTTTTCTGTATGTCTTGGTCTATGTGCAACACTCCTGCACCCTAGAAAAGTTGGCGACATCGCTATGACAATCCGGAGGTGTCTGTTTGACAATACTTAA
- the LOC129884153 gene encoding uncharacterized protein LOC129884153, with the protein MPGYAKFMKDLITKKKMVSFEPTNNLPHCSAIATRFLVQKKEDPCTFTILCTIGVFNFAKALYDLGASINFMPLAVVLQLGLKAPKSMSMWLLLIDRTVKKPVGIISDVTVKIESFIFPADFVILHCEVNFDVPIILGISFLATKRALVDIEMG; encoded by the coding sequence ATGCCAGGTTATGCCAAGTTTATGAAGGATCTTATCACAAAGAAGAAAATGGTAAGCTTTGAGCCGACTAATAACTTGCCTCATTGTAGTGCAATCGCTACTCGCTTCCttgtgcaaaagaaagaagacCCATGCACATTCACCATACTATGTACCATTGGGGTATTCAACTTTGCAAAAGCATTGTACGACTTGGGTGCTAGCATTAACTTTATGCCGCTCGCAGTGGTCCTACAATTAGGCTTGAAAGCCCCCAAATCGATGTCAATGTGGCTCTTGTTGATAGATCGTACTGTGAAGAAGCCCGTGGGCATTATTTCTGATGTTACAGTGAAGATTGAATCATTCATATTCCCTGCTGACTTCGTCATTCTTCACTGCGAAGTAAACTTTGATGTTCCTATCATTCTGGGTATATCATTCTTGGCAACCAAACGTGCTTTGGTAGACATAGAAATGGGCTAA